GCCTACCAGGGGGCGATGGGGTTGTCCGTGCCGGATATCAGGCGAAGAAATGAGGAGTTCGCGCCCGTTCCCGACCTGGTCATCCTGCTCATAGCCCGGCCGGATGAAACCGTTGAACGTATCAGAAATAAGCGCAGGGAAAAGCCTAATAATTTCGAAAAGGAAGATTACCTGAGGCGAGTGCAGGATATATTCCTGAGTTTTAACGATAGGTTCATATGCCGGATTGATGGACATGATGTCATCGATGCCGTCCAAGCCGGGATACAGAAAGCGATAAATCAGCTTATCACGGTCCGTACCGCCAGAGGCGGATCTCCGGCCTGCCTTGCTTAAAAAATTGTTGGACTGTCCTCTTGAGGTATAGTAAAAAAACAATTTAGGTAAAAAATTCTCTGTTCCGATGTACTGATTACTATGCGCAGATTTTTCTTTGCTATCGGCCACAAAACACTCTCCGCCATTAGCCAGATGGGCGACATAGCCATTATGCTTATAAGCGCCCTTAGCTGGGCATTTATACCACCCTTGCGCATACGCAATATCTTCAAGCAAATGGAGTTCATAGGCGTTAAATCAATTTTTATCGTTATACTTACGGGCCTCTTTACCGGTGGGGTTCTGGCCTTACAGAGTTATTATGCCTTCCGCAAATTCGGCGGCGAGTCGCTCCTCGGGGCTACTGTCGCCCTTTCCATGACACGGGAACTGGGTCCGGTTTTAACCGCACTCATGGTTACCGGACGGGCGGGGTCGGCCATAGCCGCGGAGTTAGGGACCATGCGGGTTACGGAACAGATCGATGCCCTGGCGGTTATGGCCATAAATCCGGTCAAATATCTGGTTGTACCACGAATTATTGCCGGTATTCTGGTTGTCCCCATCCTCACGGTTATTGATGACTTTGTCGGCATTGTGGGGGGATATATAATTGGTGTAGGCCTGCTTAAGATCAACCCCGGCATCTTCATGGCTAAGATGATAGAATTGGTGGAGCTGTCGGATATTTTTAACGGCCTTTTCAAGTCCGTATGTTTCGGGCTGCTTCTTACGTTAATCGGTTGTTACAAGGGTTACCATACCAGAGGCGGCGCGGAAGGGGTGGGGCGGGCTACTACTGAGTCCGTAGTCGTGTCCTCTGTCAGCATACTGGTTG
This region of Desulfovibrionales bacterium genomic DNA includes:
- a CDS encoding ABC transporter permease, with the protein product MRRFFFAIGHKTLSAISQMGDIAIMLISALSWAFIPPLRIRNIFKQMEFIGVKSIFIVILTGLFTGGVLALQSYYAFRKFGGESLLGATVALSMTRELGPVLTALMVTGRAGSAIAAELGTMRVTEQIDALAVMAINPVKYLVVPRIIAGILVVPILTVIDDFVGIVGGYIIGVGLLKINPGIFMAKMIELVELSDIFNGLFKSVCFGLLLTLIGCYKGYHTRGGAEGVGRATTESVVVSSVSILV